One Bacteroidota bacterium genomic window carries:
- a CDS encoding DUF4783 domain-containing protein, with product MKQLSIFLTFFVVLTLCSFTNFDVFDDIALAIKSANSKEVAKYFSPRVELKINDEENIYSKSQAEIILKEFFIKNPPLNFIIRHKGASAKGLPYIIGDLKTSNGNYRTYFLFKEVNNKLYIQELQFDKE from the coding sequence ATGAAACAACTAAGTATATTCCTTACATTTTTTGTCGTTCTCACTCTTTGTTCATTTACAAATTTTGATGTTTTTGATGATATTGCTTTGGCAATAAAATCAGCTAATAGCAAAGAAGTAGCTAAGTATTTTAGTCCAAGAGTAGAATTAAAAATTAATGATGAAGAAAATATTTACAGTAAAAGCCAAGCAGAAATAATTCTTAAAGAATTTTTTATAAAAAACCCACCTCTAAATTTCATTATCAGGCACAAAGGTGCATCAGCAAAAGGATTACCTTATATTATTGGAGACCTGAAAACTTCAAACGGAAATTACAGAACATACTTTTTGTTTAAAGAGGTCAATAACAAACTATATATTCAAGAACTTCAATTTGATAAAGAATAA
- a CDS encoding DNA-3-methyladenine glycosylase: MQNLMMSKLSKSFYRGNNVVKISKNLLGKILFTKIENEITAGIITETEAYEGATDKASHAYANKRTKRTEIMFQNGGVAYVYLCYGIHSLFNVVTNKNGIPHAVLIRGIKPIEGIETILKRRGKNKIDKNICMGPGKLSQALGIKTEYSGISLCENTIWIEDSDLSINENDISLGKRIGVDYAKEDADLLYRFTLKI, translated from the coding sequence GTGCAAAATTTAATGATGTCTAAATTATCCAAAAGTTTTTATAGGGGGAATAATGTTGTAAAAATCAGCAAAAATCTTTTAGGTAAAATTCTTTTTACAAAAATTGAAAACGAAATAACTGCCGGAATAATTACTGAAACAGAAGCCTATGAAGGTGCTACGGATAAAGCTTCTCATGCTTACGCAAATAAAAGAACAAAACGAACTGAAATAATGTTTCAAAATGGGGGTGTTGCTTATGTCTATCTTTGTTATGGAATTCATTCTTTATTTAATGTTGTAACAAACAAAAATGGTATTCCTCATGCTGTACTTATTAGGGGGATAAAACCGATAGAAGGGATAGAAACTATTTTGAAAAGAAGAGGTAAAAATAAAATTGATAAAAACATTTGCATGGGTCCTGGTAAGCTATCTCAAGCTCTTGGAATTAAAACAGAATATTCTGGAATAAGTCTTTGCGAAAACACAATTTGGATAGAAGATTCTGATTTAAGTATAAATGAAAATGATATTTCTTTAGGTAAAAGAATTGGCGTTGACTACGCAAAAGAAGATGCCGATTTGCTTTACCGATTTACTTTGAAAATTTGA